ACCTGGCGCGCGGGAGTCCGGGCGAGCAGCGCTACATCGACCAGGCCCAGCGCGCCTGGCTGCTGTACGTGGCGGCGGTCGGCGACGTGCTGGAGCTGGCCCAGAACGACCAGTCGGTCAGCGCCACCGCCATGGTCAAGGCGGAGCGCGCGTTCGCCGTGGTGGCGCAGCGCCTGACCGAGCTGTCGCAGCGCGAGCAGGAATTGTCGGAACTGGCGTCGACCGGCGCCGCCACCGACTTCAAGACCATCTCCACCCTGATGCCGCTGGTGATCGCGCTGTCGATCGCCGCCTCGCTGGCGATCACGATGGCGGTGCGGCGTTCGCTGCTGGGCGAGATCGGCGCGATCGAGGCGGCGGTACACGGCCTGGCCAGTGGCGACCTGACCACCAGGCCGCGCGAATACGGCCGCGACGAGATCGCCGCCACCTCGCGCGCGCTGGACGCCAGCATCCGCAACCTGAACGGCACGCTGCGCACCATCCTCGAGTCGGCGCGCTCGATCGGGCTGGCCTCGCGCGAGATCACGCTGGGGCGCGCGGCGCTGCCGGCGCGCGCCGGCGTGCGCGCCTCGCTGGAACACACCGCGGCCTCGATGCAGGAACTGGCGGCGGCGATGCATTCGAGCGCCGACAGCGTGCAGCACGCCAACCGCGTGACCGAGAGCGCCTCGCTCGCGGCCCAGGAAGGCGGCAGCGTGGTGCACCGGCTGGTGGCGACGCTGGAAAGCGTGCGCCGCAGCGCCGGCCGCATGGAAGAGATCAACGATGCCGTCGAGACCATCCTCGGCAATGCCGGCACGCTGGCGCTGAACGCCGCGGTGGAAGCGGCCAAGGCGGGCGAGCAGGGGCAGGGCTTCGCCCAGGCCGCCTGCGAGCTGCGCACGCTGGCGCGCCGCGCCGGCGCCGCCGCGCACGAGGCGCGCGACCTGGCGCGCCAGGCTGTCGCGACGATCGAGAACGGCAGGGCCTGGGCGGCCCAGGCCGGCACCAGCATGGCCGACCTGGCCAGCTCGGTGCAGGAGGTGGGCGACATCGTCAACCGCATGGGCGACGCCAGTGCCGAGCGCGCCCAGGAACTGGCTGGCGTCAACCAGGCCATCGTGCGCATGGACGAGATGACCCTGCAGGGATCGCGCATGGTGGAAGAGGCGGCGGTAGCGGCGCGCAGCCTGCAGCAGCAGGCGCTGACACTGTCGCGCGCGGTGGCGGCATTCCGGCTGGACGAGGCGACCGGCGCGGAAGAAGGGGAGATCGGGGAAAAGGTGTGCGGACTGGCCGGGACGCCGGGCAAGCGCCCCGGCGAACCCGGCCATCCCTACCTGCGGCTGGCATCCAGCCGCGGGCAGGTGCGGTAGCACCTCGCAAAACCTACTGCGCGTTATTACTCGTAATCGCTGACCGGCGCGCAGCCGCAGAACAGGTTGCGGTCGCCGTAGGCGTTGTCGGCGCGGCCGACCGGCGGCCAGTATTTCTTCTTGCGCAGCGACGGCACCGGGAAGGCGGCCACCTCGCGCGAATAGGTATGCTGCCAGTCGTCGGCGGTGACCACCTCGGCGGTGTGCGGCGCGCCCTTGAGCGGGTTATCCATGCGGTCGTACTCGCCGCGCTCGACCTTCACGATCTCGGCGTGGATGCAGATCATCGCCTCGATGAAACGGTCCAGCTCCGCCTTCGATTCCGACTCGGTCGGCTCGATCATCAGGGTGCCCGGCACCGGGAAGCTCATGGTCGGCGCGTGGAAGCCGAAGTCCATCAGGCGCTTGGCCACGTCCTCGTTGCTGATGCCAGTCGCGTCCTGCAGCGGGCGCAGGTCGATGATGCACTCGTGCGCCACCAGCCCGGCTTCGCCGGTGTACAGCACCGGGTAGTGCGGTGCCAGGCGGCGTGCGATGTAGTTGGCGTTGAGGATCGCGGTCTCGGTGGCCGCGGTCAGGCCGTCGCCGCCCATCATCGCGATGTACATCCACGAGATCGGCAGGATCGAGGCCGAGCCGTAGGCGGCCGAGCTGACCGCGCCGATACCCTGTTCGTCGCGCTGGTAGCCGGTCGAGGCCTGGTTCGGCAGGAACGGCACCAGGTGCGCGCCCACCGCCACCGGACCCACGCCCGGTCCGCCGCCGCCGTGCGGGATGCAGAAGGTCTTGTGCAGGTTCAGGTGGCTGACGTCGCCGCCGAACTGGCCCGGCCCGGCCACGCCGACCAGGGCGTTCATGTTGGCGCCGTCCACGTACACCTGGCCGCCGTGGCCGTGCACGATCTCGCACAGTTCGCGGATGCCTTCTTCGAACACGCCGTGGGTCGACGGGTAGGTGACCATCACGCAGGCCAGGTTGGCGCCGTGCTCCGCGGCTTTCTTGCGCAGGTCGTCCAGGTCGACGTTGCCGTTCTCGTCGCAGGCGGTGACCACCACCTTCATGCCGACCATGTTGGCCGAGGCCGGGTTGGTGCCGTGCGCCGAGGACGGGATCAGGCAGATGTTACGGTGCCCTTCGCCGCGCGACTCGTGGTACTTCTTGATGATCAGGAGGCCCGCGTACTCGCCCTGCGAACCGGCGTTCGGCTGCAGCGACACGCCGGCGTAGCCGGTGACGGCGCACAGCATCGCTTCCAGCTGGCCGATCATCTCGCGGTAGCCGGCGGTCTGGTCATCCGGCGCGAACGGGTGGATGCTGGAGAACTCCGGCCAGGTCACCGGGATCATTTCCGAGGTCGCGTTTAGCTTCATGGTGCACGAGCCGAGCGGGATCATGGTGCGGTCCAGCGCCAGGTCCTTGTCGGCCAGCGCGCGCAGGTAGCGCAGCATCTCGTGCTCGGCGTGGTAGCGGTGGAAGGTCGGGTGGGTCAGGTAGGCGCTGGTGCGCGCCAGCGCCGCCGGGAAGGCGTCCTGCGCGTCCTGGTCGAGGCCGTCGATGTCGAACGACTGGGTCTTGCCGGCGGCTTCGGTGAAGATGTCGAGCAGCAGCGCCAGGTCGTCGCGGGTGGTGGTCTCGTCCAGCGACAGGCCGACGCGACCGGCGTCGATGCGGCGCAGGTTGACGCCGCGGCCGACCGCGATGCGGTGCAGCGCGTCGGCATCCTCGACCGCCACGGTCAGGGTGTCGAAATAGGTCTCGTTGGCCAGCCGGTAGCCGAGCGAGCGCAGCGCGCCGGCCAGGATGCCGACGTAGCGGTGCACGCGGCGGGCGATTTGCTCCAGGCCTTTCGGGCCGTGGTAGATCGCGTACATCGACGCCATCACCGCCAGCAGCACCTGCGCGGTGCAGATGTTGGAGGTCGCCTTTTCGCGGCGGATGTGCTGTTCGCGCGTCTGCAGCGCCAGGCGGAACGCCTTGTTGCCCTGCGCGTCGATGGTGACGCCGGCCAGGCGGCCGGCCATGCTGCGCTTGAACTCGTCGCGCGTGGCCAGGTAGCCGGCGTGCGGGCCGCCGAAGCCGAGCGGCACGCCGAAGCGCTGGCTGTTGCCGATCACGACGTCGGCGCCCCATTCGCCTGGCGCGGCCAGCACGGTCAGTGCCAGCAGGTCGGCGGCGACGATCACCATGGCGCCGGCCGCGTGCAGCTTCTCGACGGCGTGGCGGTAGTCGCGCACGTCGCCGTTCACGCCCGGGTATTGCAGCAGCACGCCGAAGCAGGTCTCTTCGAGCGTTTCCAGGTCGGCGGCGGCGACGGTGCGCACCTCGACGCCGATCGGCAGGGCGCGCGTGCGCACCACTTCCAGCGTCTGCGGCAGCACGTCGTCGGCCACGTAGAACACCTTCGAGGCCGACTTGCCGACGCGCTGGACCAGGGTCATGGCTTCGGCGGCGGCGGTGCCCTCGTCCAGCATCGAGGCGTTGGCGATGCCCATGCCGGTCAGGTCGACGATCACCTGCTGGAAGTTCAGGATCGCTTCCAGGCGGCCCTGCGAGATCTCCGGCTGGTAGGGCGTGTAGGCGGTGTACCAGGCCGGGTTTTCGAAGATGTTGCGCAGGATGACCGGCGGGGTGTGGGTGCCGTAGTAGCCCTGGCCGATCATCGACTTCATGACCTTGTTCTGCGATGCCAGCGCTTTCAGTTTCGCCAGCGCGGCCTGTTCCGGCAGCGGCTCGAAGAACTGGCCCAGGTCCAGCTTTTCCTTCAGGCGGATGTTGGCGGGGACGACGGCGTCGATCAGCGCGGCGCGCGAATCGTAGCCGAGGACGGACAGCATGGCTGCCTGTTCGGTGTCGGACGGGCCGATGTGGCGCGGAATGAAACCGTCGCGTGCTTCGAGTTGGGTCAGGCTGGTGCGGGTCATGGTAGGGGCGGAAAAAGGAGAGAAGCGCATTGCGCGATGCCGTCGTCCCCGCGCAGGCGGGGATCCATGCTGAGTGGCCGTGGTTACTCGGTATG
The genomic region above belongs to Massilia forsythiae and contains:
- a CDS encoding methyl-accepting chemotaxis protein, which translates into the protein MLSRLRIGPKLLLAPGAVLLLLVLLSCGAYMAMVRQNQSLDTIVQQRAVHMRAAFDLVASAQRAHAQAYQVLTWISGSFPRARVEPLVRDVQLQQGAVKRGFAALSHLARGSPGEQRYIDQAQRAWLLYVAAVGDVLELAQNDQSVSATAMVKAERAFAVVAQRLTELSQREQELSELASTGAATDFKTISTLMPLVIALSIAASLAITMAVRRSLLGEIGAIEAAVHGLASGDLTTRPREYGRDEIAATSRALDASIRNLNGTLRTILESARSIGLASREITLGRAALPARAGVRASLEHTAASMQELAAAMHSSADSVQHANRVTESASLAAQEGGSVVHRLVATLESVRRSAGRMEEINDAVETILGNAGTLALNAAVEAAKAGEQGQGFAQAACELRTLARRAGAAAHEARDLARQAVATIENGRAWAAQAGTSMADLASSVQEVGDIVNRMGDASAERAQELAGVNQAIVRMDEMTLQGSRMVEEAAVAARSLQQQALTLSRAVAAFRLDEATGAEEGEIGEKVCGLAGTPGKRPGEPGHPYLRLASSRGQVR
- the gcvP gene encoding aminomethyl-transferring glycine dehydrogenase gives rise to the protein MTRTSLTQLEARDGFIPRHIGPSDTEQAAMLSVLGYDSRAALIDAVVPANIRLKEKLDLGQFFEPLPEQAALAKLKALASQNKVMKSMIGQGYYGTHTPPVILRNIFENPAWYTAYTPYQPEISQGRLEAILNFQQVIVDLTGMGIANASMLDEGTAAAEAMTLVQRVGKSASKVFYVADDVLPQTLEVVRTRALPIGVEVRTVAAADLETLEETCFGVLLQYPGVNGDVRDYRHAVEKLHAAGAMVIVAADLLALTVLAAPGEWGADVVIGNSQRFGVPLGFGGPHAGYLATRDEFKRSMAGRLAGVTIDAQGNKAFRLALQTREQHIRREKATSNICTAQVLLAVMASMYAIYHGPKGLEQIARRVHRYVGILAGALRSLGYRLANETYFDTLTVAVEDADALHRIAVGRGVNLRRIDAGRVGLSLDETTTRDDLALLLDIFTEAAGKTQSFDIDGLDQDAQDAFPAALARTSAYLTHPTFHRYHAEHEMLRYLRALADKDLALDRTMIPLGSCTMKLNATSEMIPVTWPEFSSIHPFAPDDQTAGYREMIGQLEAMLCAVTGYAGVSLQPNAGSQGEYAGLLIIKKYHESRGEGHRNICLIPSSAHGTNPASANMVGMKVVVTACDENGNVDLDDLRKKAAEHGANLACVMVTYPSTHGVFEEGIRELCEIVHGHGGQVYVDGANMNALVGVAGPGQFGGDVSHLNLHKTFCIPHGGGGPGVGPVAVGAHLVPFLPNQASTGYQRDEQGIGAVSSAAYGSASILPISWMYIAMMGGDGLTAATETAILNANYIARRLAPHYPVLYTGEAGLVAHECIIDLRPLQDATGISNEDVAKRLMDFGFHAPTMSFPVPGTLMIEPTESESKAELDRFIEAMICIHAEIVKVERGEYDRMDNPLKGAPHTAEVVTADDWQHTYSREVAAFPVPSLRKKKYWPPVGRADNAYGDRNLFCGCAPVSDYE